The Arthrobacter sp. OAP107 DNA segment CGCAGCGGGCGGAACAGCTCGTGGTGCACTGCGAACAGCCCCTCGAGGCGGGCTCCGAATTCAGCCTCGACATCCGGTATGACGGCAACCCGCAGCCGCGGCGGGGGCTGTGGGGCGAGGTGGGCTGGGAGGAGCTCACCGACGGCGTCCTCGTGGCCGGCCAGCCCAACGGGGCGCCGTCCTGGTTCCCGTGCAACGACCACCCGCGGAACAAGGCCAGCTACCGCATCACCGTCACCACGGATGCAGGTTACCGCGCCGTGTGCAACGGGCTCCTGGTAGGGCAGGCTGTGCGGTCCAGCCGCCAGACCTGGGTTTATGAGCAGCGTGAACCGATGGCAACGTACCTGGCGACCATCCAGATCGGCCGGTACGGGCTGGTGAGGTTGCCGGACTCGGCCGGAGTGCCCCAGTTCGTTGCGGCACCGGCGGAGCTGGTGGCCCGGGCGGAGACCGCCCTGGCCCGGCAGGAAGCCATGATGAGCACCTTTGTGAGCCGTTTCGGCCCGTATCCTTTCCCGGAATACACGGTGGTGGTTACCGCCGACGAACTGGAAATTCCGCTCGAGGCCCAGTCGCTGTCCATCTTGGGCCGCAACCACCTGGATGCAGGGTGGGAGTCTCAACGACTGATCGCGCATGAACTGGCGCACCAGTGGTTCGGGAACTCGCTGACGCTCGGCACTTGGAGCGACATCTGGTTGCACGAGGGCTTCGCCTGCTACGCGGAGTGGATCTGGTCCGAGGAGGCCGGCGTGTTGTCCGCCCACGAGCGGGCGCGCGCGGCCTGGCGGCGGCTCAACGCCGGCGCGCAGGACCTGCTGGTGGGTGATCCCGGACCTGAGCTGATGTTCGACGACAGGGTCTATAAGCGCGGAGCGCTCGCGCTGCACGCCCTGCGCCGGCGCTGCGGCGACCTCGCCTTCTTCGCACTGCTGCAGGAATGGACCCGGACACACGCCCACAGGTCCGTGTCGACTCCCGAGTTCATCCTCACGGCCGACCGCGTCACCGGACTGGACACGGAATCGCTGCTGCATCCCTGGCTATACGAGGAAGACCTGCCGCCGCTGCCGTAAAAGTATGTCCCGCAAAAAAGGTTCCGGGCATAAAGAAAGACCACGCCAAACGGCGTGGTCTTTCATTTATGGCCGGTCTAGCGCTGGACGGCACCGAACCGCTCGGCGGCGGTGGCGACGGCGCGCTCCCGCGCCTCCGATGCCTCGTCGGCCGTCAGTGTCCGGTCGTTGGCGCGGAACCGCAGGCCGAAGGCGAGCGACTTCTTGCCCTCCTCGATCCCCTTCCCCGCGTAGACGTCGAACAGCGCAACATCCTCGAGCAGCTCACCGGCGCCTTCACGCAGCGCTGCCAGCACGTCGTCGGCGGGGACGTCCTGCGGCACCACGAGGGCCACGTCCTGCGTGGCTACCGGGAAGGTGGAGATGTGGCGGGCCACCACAACGTCGGCCGCCGCCTCGAAGAGGGCGTCCGCGTTGAGTTCCAGCGCGACGGACCGTGCCGGCAGGTCGTGTGCGGCCAGGAGCTTGGGGTGCAGCTCGCCGGCGTATCCCACCACCTCGCCGGAGCGCAGCGACAGCTGCGCGGCGCGGCCCGGATGGAAGGCCTGGTGCCGGCCCTGGGTGACCACGAGCTCCACACCAAGGACGTCACCGGCCAGGCGGGCGATGTCCAGGGCGTCCGCCCAGTCCCACAGCCGCGGGGTGTGGCCCGCTGCGGCCGGTGAATCATGGCCGGTGAGGACGGCGGCGACGTGCAGCGGCTGGTCCGGAACGCCGTCGTACAGTGCGTCCAGTACCTCATCGCTTGGCTTGACGCCCAGCGGAGGAATGGATGGCGTGCCCAAAGTGTCGCCGGGCAGGAAGACCATGCCGGCTTCGAAGACGGCCAGGTCGCGGAAGCCGCGGGAGTGGTTGCGCTTGGCGACTTCCAGCAGGCCCGGCAGCACCGACGTGCGCAGGTAGCCGTGCTCCTCGCTGATCGGGTTGGCGAGCTTGACCGCAGTCCGGGGCGCACCCTCCTCAGCCACACCGAACGTCTCGTTTGCGGCCTTCGACACGAAAGGGTAGGCCAGGACCTCGGTCAGGCCGGCATCAGCCAGCGCCTGGACCAGGCGGCGGCGCTGCTGCTGCACACGGGTCAGGCCGCGGCCGGGGGGCGCCACCGGCAGGGTCGCGGGGATCTGGTCGTAGCCAACCAGGCGGGCCACTTCCTCGGAGAGGTCCTCCTTGGTTTCCAGGTCGTTCCGCCAGCTCGGCGCCGTGACGGTCCAGCCGGCGCGGGTTTTGTCGAGAACCGCACCGAGGTCCTCAAGGGACGTGACGATCTGCTCTTCTGTGAAGTCGATGCCGATCCGGGCGGCGGGGAACTCAGCCGGCAGCGCGATGGTCACCGGATCCGGGGCGGTTCCGACGTCGGTGCCCGCCTCGTCGGCGGTTCCGCCGGCCAGTTCCACGAGAAGATCGACGGCGCGCTGGGCCGCGATGTTGGCGACCTGCCAGTCCACGCCGCGTTCAAAGCGCTTGGAGGCTTCGGACGGGAGCTTGTGGCGCCGGCGCGAGCGGGCGATTGACACTTCCTCGAAGTGGGCCGCCTCGATCAGGACAGCCTTGGTGGCGTCGGAGACCTCGGTGGACGCGCCGCCCATGACGCCGGCGACTCCGATGGGGCCGGAGGCGTCGGTGATCAGCAGGTCCTCGGGGTCAAGCGAGCGCTCCTTGCCGTCGAGGGTGGTCAGCTTCTCCCCCGCCACGGCCCGGCGCACCACGATGTCCCCGGACAGCTTGTCCTGGTCGTAGAAATGCAGCGGCTGGCCGAGTTCGAGCATCACGTAGTTCGAGATGTCCACGGGCAGGGAGATGGACCGGATGCCGGCCAACCGAAGCCTGGAAGACATCCACGGCGGCGTGGGCTTGGTGGCGTCCACGCCGCGGACAGTGCGCGCCACGAAACGGTCGCAGCCGGGCTTGCCGTAGATCGGCGCGTCGTCGTTGATCTTGACGCCGTAGCCGCCGGAGAGGACGGCCGGCGCGTTGACCTTCGACGCGGGGTCGGTGAACACCGTGCCGGTGGCGTGGGCGTATTCACGCGCCACGCCGCGGATCGAGAAGGCGTAGCCGCGGTCCGGGGTCACGTTGATTTCGGCGGCCTGGTCGTAAAGGCCGAGCAGCTCCATGGCGTCGGTCCCGATCTCGGGGTCCAGGCCGATCCGGGAAAGCACCAGGATACCGTCGTGGTCCTCGCCGATGCCCAGTTCGCGGACCGAGGCGATCATGCCCGCGGACATGTGGCCGTAGGTCTTCCGTGCCGAGATGTGGAAGTCGCCGGGCAGGACGGCACCCGGCAGGGTGACCACCACCTTGTCGCCCTCAACGAAGTTGTGGGCGCCGCAGACGATGCCCTGCACGCCGGACGGGTCAATGCCCTTGCCGGTGAGGCTCTGCTCCTGCCCCTCGGGGACGACGCGGACCTGGCACCAGTTGATGGTCTTGCCATTGGACTGCGGTTCCTTGACCAGGTTCAGGACCTGGCCCACCACGACGGGTCCGCGCAGGGCGTCCGTGGGGCGGTGGACCGCTTCCTCTTCAAAGCCGACCTTGACCAGGTCCGCCATGACGTCTTCGGCCGTGGCTCCGGCCGGTACCTGCGCGAATTCGCGCAGCCAGGAAAGTGGGATACGCACTGTTAGATCTCCATCCCGAAGTGCTCGCTGAAACGTACATCGCCTTCGATCATGTCGCGCATGTCGCCGACCTCGTTGCGGAACATGAGCGTCCGCTCGATCCCCATGCCGAAGGCAAAGCCTGAATAGACGTCCGGATCGATGCCGGCGGCCCGCAGGACGTTGGGGTTGACCATGCCGCAGCCGCCCCACT contains these protein-coding regions:
- a CDS encoding M1 family metallopeptidase, which translates into the protein MSSGESPGPAAVLSAGATATGDPYVPGHGTDAYRVLHYGLELDYRLASNRLSGRAVLAAVAERRTSAVVLDMTGLRALKIQLNGTRVRRFTQRAEQLVVHCEQPLEAGSEFSLDIRYDGNPQPRRGLWGEVGWEELTDGVLVAGQPNGAPSWFPCNDHPRNKASYRITVTTDAGYRAVCNGLLVGQAVRSSRQTWVYEQREPMATYLATIQIGRYGLVRLPDSAGVPQFVAAPAELVARAETALARQEAMMSTFVSRFGPYPFPEYTVVVTADELEIPLEAQSLSILGRNHLDAGWESQRLIAHELAHQWFGNSLTLGTWSDIWLHEGFACYAEWIWSEEAGVLSAHERARAAWRRLNAGAQDLLVGDPGPELMFDDRVYKRGALALHALRRRCGDLAFFALLQEWTRTHAHRSVSTPEFILTADRVTGLDTESLLHPWLYEEDLPPLP
- the pheT gene encoding phenylalanine--tRNA ligase subunit beta; its protein translation is MRIPLSWLREFAQVPAGATAEDVMADLVKVGFEEEAVHRPTDALRGPVVVGQVLNLVKEPQSNGKTINWCQVRVVPEGQEQSLTGKGIDPSGVQGIVCGAHNFVEGDKVVVTLPGAVLPGDFHISARKTYGHMSAGMIASVRELGIGEDHDGILVLSRIGLDPEIGTDAMELLGLYDQAAEINVTPDRGYAFSIRGVAREYAHATGTVFTDPASKVNAPAVLSGGYGVKINDDAPIYGKPGCDRFVARTVRGVDATKPTPPWMSSRLRLAGIRSISLPVDISNYVMLELGQPLHFYDQDKLSGDIVVRRAVAGEKLTTLDGKERSLDPEDLLITDASGPIGVAGVMGGASTEVSDATKAVLIEAAHFEEVSIARSRRRHKLPSEASKRFERGVDWQVANIAAQRAVDLLVELAGGTADEAGTDVGTAPDPVTIALPAEFPAARIGIDFTEEQIVTSLEDLGAVLDKTRAGWTVTAPSWRNDLETKEDLSEEVARLVGYDQIPATLPVAPPGRGLTRVQQQRRRLVQALADAGLTEVLAYPFVSKAANETFGVAEEGAPRTAVKLANPISEEHGYLRTSVLPGLLEVAKRNHSRGFRDLAVFEAGMVFLPGDTLGTPSIPPLGVKPSDEVLDALYDGVPDQPLHVAAVLTGHDSPAAAGHTPRLWDWADALDIARLAGDVLGVELVVTQGRHQAFHPGRAAQLSLRSGEVVGYAGELHPKLLAAHDLPARSVALELNADALFEAAADVVVARHISTFPVATQDVALVVPQDVPADDVLAALREGAGELLEDVALFDVYAGKGIEEGKKSLAFGLRFRANDRTLTADEASEARERAVATAAERFGAVQR